In Camelus dromedarius isolate mCamDro1 chromosome 24, mCamDro1.pat, whole genome shotgun sequence, one genomic interval encodes:
- the SYNGR3 gene encoding synaptogyrin-3: protein MEGASFGAGRAGAALDPVSFARRPQTLLRVASWVFSIAVFGPIINEGYVNADSGPELRCVFNGNAGACRFGVVLGLGAFLACAAFLLLDLRFQQISSVRDRRRAVLLDLGFSGLWSFLWFVGFCFLTNQWQHTASGPGTTQAGDAARAAIAFSFFSILSWVALTVKALQRFRLGTDMSLFATEQLSTGAGQAYPGYPVGSGVEGTETYQSPPFTETLDTSPKGYQVPAY from the exons ATGGAGGGAGCCTCATTCGGCGCGGGCCGCGCGGGGGCCGCCCTGGACCCTGTGAGCTTCGCTAGGCGGCCCCAGACCCTGCTGCGGGTCGCGTCCTGG GTGTTCTCCATCGCCGTCTTCGGGCCCATAATCAACGAGGGCTACGTGAACGCCGACAGCGGCCCGGAGCTGCGCTGTGTCTTCAACGGGAACGCGGGAGCCTGCCGCTTCGGCGTCGTGCTAGGCCTGGGGGCCTTCCTCGCCTGCGCCGCCTTCCTGCTGCTGGACCTGCGTTTCCAGCAGATCAGCAGCGTCCGCGACCGTCGCCGCGCAGTGCTGCTCGACCTGGGCTTCTCAG GGCTCTGGTCCTTCCTGTGGTTCgtgggcttctgtttcctcaccaACCAGTGGCAGCACACGGCGTCCGGGCCGGGCACGACGCAGGCAGGAGACGCGGCGCGGGCCGCCATCGCCTTCAGCTTCTTCTCCATCCTCAGCTGG GTGGCGCTTACTGTGAAGGCCCTGCAGCGGTTCCGCCTGGGCACCGACATGTCGCTCTTTGCCACCGAACAGCTGAGCACTGGGGCAGGCCAGGCGTACCCAGGCTACCCGGTTGGCAGCGGCGTAGAGGGCACTGAGACCTACCAGAGCCCGCCTTTCACCGAGACCCTGGACACCAGCCCCAAAGGGTACCAGGTGCCTGCCTACTAG